The Lutibacter sp. Hel_I_33_5 genome has a window encoding:
- a CDS encoding FdhF/YdeP family oxidoreductase: MSEKKIHSQPPEKLTGIELIDIPTSAVGAKAISSALTHIKNEVGIKKAIGLLAKINQKDGFDCPGCAWPDPDAKRAFLAEYCENGAKAVAEEATKNKVSPLFFASHTVQKLSEWSDYEIGKSGRITHPMYLPEGATNYQEISWDDAFSLIGKELNDLDSPDEAIFYTSGRTSNEAAFLYQLFVRQFGTNNLPDCSNMCHESSGVGLSETLGIGKGSVTLDDFNHADLVIVMGQNPGTNHPRMLTALSDTKKNGGKIITVNPLPEVGLLNYKDPQNPLKWIGKGQDLTDLFLQVKINGDVALLKIILKLMKARDEKTGTVFNHQFIKEKTAGLEELLTDLDTFSIDELLPQTGLSLEKIKEATELIINNNKIIICWAMGLTQHKNGVDNIREIVNLLLLKGSIGKKGAGTCPVRGHSNVQGDRTMGIWEKPKDAFLDNLEKEFSFKAPRKHGYDVVTAIEAMHKNDAKVFIGMGGNFISATPDTEFTAEALINCDLTVHVSTKLNRSHLVHGKQALILPCLGRSEKDIQKSGEQFISIENSMGVVHQSHGHLNPCSEGFLSEPAIVGGIATATLKENKTNWTTLVSNYDLIRDKIEATIAGFDNYNNRVRIKGGFYLPNNARENNYSPTQTGKANFTINKPSDIRLEENQFMMMTIRTHDQYNTTIYGLDDRYRGVLNERRVIFMNPDDMKNQQLTKLDKVDLVSHFNDEERVAKGFLVIPYAIPKSCTATYFPETNVLVPIKSKARKSNTPASKTVIITIHKQ; encoded by the coding sequence ATGAGTGAGAAGAAAATACATTCACAACCACCAGAAAAGTTAACAGGAATAGAATTAATTGATATTCCTACATCTGCTGTTGGTGCTAAAGCAATTTCTTCTGCATTAACGCATATTAAAAATGAAGTTGGTATAAAAAAAGCAATTGGCTTATTAGCTAAAATAAATCAAAAAGATGGCTTTGATTGTCCTGGATGTGCATGGCCAGACCCAGATGCAAAGCGTGCTTTTTTAGCAGAATATTGCGAAAATGGTGCAAAAGCTGTTGCAGAAGAAGCGACTAAAAATAAAGTATCTCCTCTATTTTTTGCTTCACATACGGTTCAAAAATTATCTGAATGGTCGGATTATGAAATCGGAAAAAGTGGTCGAATTACACACCCGATGTATTTACCAGAAGGAGCAACAAACTATCAAGAAATTTCTTGGGATGATGCTTTTAGTCTTATCGGAAAAGAACTAAATGATTTAGATTCACCAGACGAAGCAATTTTTTATACATCTGGTAGAACAAGTAACGAAGCTGCATTTTTATATCAATTATTTGTGCGTCAATTCGGAACAAATAATTTACCTGATTGCTCTAATATGTGCCACGAATCTAGTGGAGTTGGATTGTCAGAAACATTAGGAATTGGAAAAGGTTCTGTGACGTTAGATGATTTTAATCATGCCGATTTGGTTATTGTTATGGGACAAAACCCTGGAACCAATCACCCAAGAATGTTAACTGCATTAAGTGATACAAAGAAAAATGGAGGAAAAATCATTACGGTTAATCCGTTACCAGAAGTTGGTTTACTGAATTATAAAGATCCACAAAATCCTTTAAAGTGGATTGGTAAAGGTCAAGATTTAACCGATCTATTTTTACAAGTTAAAATTAACGGTGATGTTGCGCTGTTAAAAATCATCTTAAAATTGATGAAAGCTCGTGATGAAAAAACTGGAACCGTTTTTAATCATCAATTTATAAAAGAAAAAACGGCAGGATTAGAAGAATTATTGACAGATTTAGACACTTTTTCTATTGATGAATTATTACCGCAAACTGGTTTATCCTTAGAAAAAATAAAAGAAGCTACAGAACTCATTATCAACAATAATAAAATAATTATTTGTTGGGCTATGGGATTAACTCAGCATAAAAATGGGGTTGATAATATTCGAGAAATTGTAAATCTTTTACTATTAAAAGGAAGCATTGGTAAAAAAGGAGCTGGAACTTGTCCAGTAAGAGGTCATTCTAATGTACAAGGAGATAGAACAATGGGAATTTGGGAGAAACCCAAAGATGCTTTTTTAGATAATTTAGAAAAAGAATTCTCCTTTAAAGCACCAAGAAAACATGGATATGACGTAGTTACAGCAATTGAAGCAATGCATAAAAATGATGCTAAAGTTTTTATTGGAATGGGCGGTAATTTTATTTCCGCTACACCAGATACTGAGTTTACTGCTGAAGCATTAATAAATTGCGATCTAACTGTTCACGTTTCCACAAAATTAAATAGAAGTCATTTAGTTCATGGTAAACAAGCATTGATTTTACCTTGTTTAGGGCGATCAGAAAAAGATATTCAAAAATCTGGAGAGCAATTTATTTCGATTGAAAATTCTATGGGAGTTGTTCATCAATCTCATGGACATTTAAACCCATGTTCTGAAGGTTTTTTAAGTGAACCTGCAATTGTTGGAGGTATTGCAACTGCAACTTTAAAAGAGAATAAAACAAACTGGACAACCTTAGTTTCAAATTATGATTTAATTCGTGATAAAATAGAAGCTACAATAGCTGGATTTGATAATTATAACAATCGTGTAAGAATTAAAGGTGGTTTTTATTTACCTAACAATGCGAGAGAAAACAACTACTCTCCTACTCAAACTGGCAAAGCAAATTTCACAATTAATAAACCATCAGATATCAGATTAGAGGAAAATCAATTTATGATGATGACCATTAGAACTCATGATCAATATAATACCACAATTTACGGTTTAGATGATAGATATCGTGGTGTTTTAAACGAACGACGAGTTATTTTTATGAATCCTGATGACATGAAAAATCAGCAATTAACAAAATTAGATAAAGTTGATTTGGTTAGCCATTTTAATGATGAAGAAAGAGTTGCCAAAGGTTTTTTAGTAATTCCTTATGCAATTCCTAAAAGCTGTACAGCAACTTATTTTCCTGAAACTAATGTATTAGTTCCTATAAAGAGTAAGGCTAGAAAAAGCAATACACCAGCTTCGAAAACGGTGATTATTACTATTCATAAACAATAA
- a CDS encoding LytTR family DNA-binding domain-containing protein: MNALLIDDDNLSRAVLRKLCDKLPDVRIIDEFSNAIDALKYLNTNKVDLIFLDIHMPNFSGFDFINTLKNPPNIIFTTSDKDFAIDAFQYECIVDYLLKPIQFDRLEKSIKKAKNKQVQIITEEEKVTEKKETLFVNVDKRLVKINIDDISIIEAKGDYVKIKTKENSYIVHSTLKKVLSKLPEKIFFRVHRSYVINITQIIDIEDNSVLINRDVIPVSRTNKGELLNRLNLL; encoded by the coding sequence ATGAATGCATTATTAATAGATGATGACAATTTATCTAGAGCAGTTTTAAGAAAACTCTGTGATAAATTACCAGATGTAAGAATTATTGATGAATTTTCTAATGCGATTGATGCATTAAAATATTTAAATACAAATAAAGTTGATCTTATATTTTTGGATATACATATGCCAAATTTTTCTGGTTTTGATTTTATTAATACACTTAAGAATCCTCCAAATATAATTTTTACAACTTCTGATAAAGATTTTGCGATTGATGCTTTTCAATACGAATGTATTGTAGATTATCTTTTAAAACCAATACAATTTGATCGGTTAGAAAAATCAATAAAAAAAGCAAAGAACAAGCAGGTACAAATAATTACAGAAGAAGAAAAAGTTACAGAAAAAAAAGAAACACTTTTTGTTAATGTAGATAAAAGACTCGTTAAAATTAATATAGATGATATTTCTATTATTGAAGCAAAAGGGGATTATGTAAAGATTAAAACGAAAGAAAATAGTTATATCGTTCATTCTACATTAAAAAAAGTACTTTCAAAATTACCAGAAAAAATATTCTTTAGAGTGCATAGATCGTACGTAATAAACATTACTCAAATAATTGATATAGAAGATAATTCAGTATTAATTAACAGAGATGTAATTCCAGTAAGTAGAACAAATAAAGGAGAGTTACTTAATAGACTTAACCTATTATAA
- a CDS encoding Hpt domain-containing protein, with protein MDKPNINYIIELADGDLEFQNQIISILKKELPLEIEEFQNNIKNKEFKKSAENVHKLKHKINILGLQKEYELANEFEKQLINSNLKLENSFMDTIKKITIYLKNIPHN; from the coding sequence ATGGATAAGCCAAATATAAATTATATAATAGAATTAGCAGATGGAGATTTAGAGTTTCAAAATCAGATAATTTCTATCCTAAAAAAAGAGTTGCCACTCGAAATTGAAGAGTTTCAAAATAACATAAAAAACAAAGAATTTAAAAAAAGTGCAGAAAATGTGCATAAATTAAAGCATAAAATTAATATATTAGGTCTCCAAAAGGAATATGAATTAGCTAATGAGTTTGAAAAACAGTTGATTAACTCTAATTTAAAGCTGGAAAATTCGTTTATGGATACCATTAAAAAAATTACTATTTATTTAAAAAATATTCCCCACAATTAA
- a CDS encoding PAS domain S-box protein has translation MIKNSELLQKELLQLKLSNKNLEKQIFLHEETISVLTEEIITANTNLAIVLQQDVEDFRNVFDTIVDSYILMDLNGNVLKMNQPAIDFFGYDIKNETFNVTEIIYEEDIEYAYKSFYQLHEEGAFQDFQARVYTKEKEVKWVQINSSLIKDKDGSIVFAHGIVRDITEAKNLQEEFDNQKQQLSAIVENSSLGIVLSKKNTIIKTNSAFQKMLGFSEEELLQKTILDISYKEDKVSSKEKMTMLENNKINDFVIKKRYTKKDGGLIWAKTSVSIVKNEDDAQEYQVAVIEDISDEHKRQGILKALNSLMVSVLGKNNIHEIAWDVVNTITGLLNFEDCVVYLIDKENKRMSQIAAFGKDVDKDNVLISPVDIEVGYGIAGFVAKSGKSEIIKDTSKDKRYFVDGISRLSEICVPIITDGEVIGIIDSEHPERDFFTKDHLNMLQSIAGLVASQLKSAYNLKQKIEAEKKTEILLEDLTKTNNDLNDFAHVVSHDLKSPLRSMNALVSWLEEDCEDFLNDDLRNNFKQVHERIDKMDMLINGILNYASIDKIEKKERNINLEILLNDILETIYFPENIEIIIKNKLPILKGDNYRLHQLFQNLISNAVKYTNEENGIVEIDCISIGDFWQFSIKDNGKGIDEKYHEKIFQIFQSLEEPNVENSGVGLSIVKKIVDFYKGKIWVESQVKLGSTFFFTLPK, from the coding sequence ATGATTAAAAATTCGGAGCTATTACAAAAAGAATTACTTCAACTTAAATTATCTAATAAAAATTTAGAGAAACAAATTTTTTTACACGAAGAAACTATTTCTGTTTTAACTGAAGAAATTATTACTGCTAATACCAACCTTGCAATTGTTCTTCAACAAGATGTAGAAGATTTTCGTAATGTTTTTGACACCATTGTTGATTCCTATATTTTAATGGATTTGAACGGTAATGTTCTTAAAATGAATCAGCCAGCTATTGACTTTTTTGGTTATGATATAAAAAATGAAACATTTAATGTAACCGAAATAATTTATGAAGAAGATATAGAATATGCTTATAAATCTTTTTATCAGTTACATGAAGAAGGAGCTTTTCAAGATTTTCAGGCTAGAGTATATACTAAAGAAAAAGAAGTTAAATGGGTTCAGATTAATTCTAGTCTAATTAAAGATAAAGATGGTAGTATTGTTTTTGCACATGGTATTGTAAGAGATATTACTGAGGCAAAAAATTTACAAGAAGAATTTGACAATCAAAAACAACAACTTTCTGCAATTGTAGAAAATAGTTCTCTCGGAATTGTTTTAAGTAAAAAAAACACCATCATTAAAACGAATTCAGCTTTTCAAAAAATGTTAGGCTTCTCTGAAGAAGAATTACTTCAAAAAACAATATTAGATATATCATATAAAGAAGATAAAGTTTCTTCTAAAGAAAAAATGACTATGCTAGAGAATAACAAAATTAATGATTTTGTTATTAAAAAAAGATACACAAAAAAAGATGGTGGTTTAATTTGGGCAAAAACTAGTGTTTCTATTGTTAAAAATGAAGATGATGCACAAGAATATCAAGTTGCAGTAATTGAAGATATTAGTGATGAGCATAAAAGGCAAGGTATTTTAAAAGCATTAAACAGTTTAATGGTATCCGTTTTAGGTAAAAATAATATCCATGAAATTGCCTGGGATGTTGTAAATACAATTACAGGGTTATTAAATTTTGAAGACTGTGTGGTGTATCTTATTGATAAAGAAAATAAAAGAATGTCACAAATCGCAGCTTTTGGAAAAGATGTAGATAAAGATAATGTTTTAATTAGCCCAGTTGACATAGAAGTTGGTTATGGTATTGCAGGCTTTGTTGCAAAATCAGGAAAATCAGAAATAATAAAAGATACAAGTAAAGATAAAAGGTATTTTGTCGATGGCATAAGTAGATTATCAGAGATTTGTGTCCCAATTATTACAGATGGAGAAGTAATAGGAATTATAGATTCTGAACATCCAGAAAGAGATTTCTTTACTAAAGATCATTTAAATATGCTGCAATCTATTGCAGGTTTAGTAGCAAGTCAATTAAAAAGTGCTTATAATTTAAAACAAAAAATAGAAGCGGAAAAGAAAACAGAAATCTTACTAGAAGATTTGACAAAAACGAATAATGATTTAAATGATTTTGCACATGTTGTATCTCATGATTTAAAATCACCTTTAAGAAGTATGAATGCCTTAGTGAGTTGGTTAGAAGAAGATTGTGAAGATTTTTTAAATGACGATTTAAGAAACAATTTTAAACAAGTTCATGAAAGAATTGATAAAATGGATATGCTAATTAATGGAATCTTAAATTATGCTAGCATTGATAAAATTGAAAAGAAAGAAAGAAATATTAATTTAGAAATATTGTTGAATGATATTTTAGAAACCATTTATTTTCCAGAAAATATTGAAATCATTATAAAAAATAAATTACCAATCCTTAAAGGAGATAATTATAGGTTACATCAACTCTTTCAAAATTTAATAAGTAATGCAGTAAAATATACCAATGAAGAAAATGGTATTGTTGAGATAGATTGTATTTCTATAGGCGATTTTTGGCAGTTTAGTATTAAAGACAATGGAAAGGGGATTGATGAAAAATATCATGAAAAGATTTTTCAAATTTTTCAATCATTAGAAGAGCCAAATGTTGAAAATTCAGGTGTTGGGTTATCTATTGTGAAAAAAATTGTAGATTTTTATAAAGGGAAAATATGGGTGGAATCTCAAGTAAAATTAGGTTCTACATTCTTTTTTACATTACCAAAATAG
- a CDS encoding response regulator, with translation MNTIFSPLLYDIKEQTMVSYNILLIEDDEIERIKFRRVCQKNGASHKIVEASNGEKALELLQNKDELPNIILLDLNMPKMNGLEFLKTLKKDDALKYVPIFVLSTSNNYKDIKDCYSLGVCGYLIKPLHFEVYKEKIACFLNYLTCNEFVFD, from the coding sequence TTGAATACTATTTTTTCCCCACTTTTGTATGATATTAAAGAACAAACAATGGTGTCTTACAACATACTCTTAATTGAGGATGATGAAATAGAAAGAATAAAATTTAGAAGAGTCTGTCAAAAAAACGGAGCTTCTCATAAGATAGTTGAAGCTAGCAATGGTGAGAAGGCTTTGGAATTACTTCAAAATAAAGACGAATTACCTAATATTATTCTTTTAGATTTAAACATGCCAAAAATGAATGGGTTAGAATTTCTTAAAACACTTAAGAAAGACGATGCATTAAAGTATGTTCCAATCTTCGTATTATCTACATCAAATAATTATAAAGACATTAAAGATTGCTATAGCTTAGGAGTTTGTGGTTATTTAATAAAACCATTACACTTTGAAGTTTATAAAGAGAAAATTGCTTGTTTTTTAAATTATCTTACTTGCAACGAATTTGTATTTGATTAA
- a CDS encoding M23 family metallopeptidase, whose translation MHPPLAQIIDRGNDPTGFGHFGAKRGFYKNGKRRYHKGYDIVSKIGEDVVSMIDGVVTKIGYAYAKALQFRYVEVTNDTFRVRLMYIEHDYVKVGQKVCSGDRVGYCLGIANYHNRNKKKGQLLMINHLHIQIWKNGKLIDPKQYL comes from the coding sequence ATGCATCCGCCACTAGCTCAAATAATAGATAGAGGAAATGACCCAACAGGATTCGGTCATTTCGGAGCGAAAAGAGGTTTTTATAAAAACGGTAAACGAAGGTATCATAAAGGATATGACATAGTTTCTAAGATTGGTGAAGATGTTGTTTCTATGATTGATGGAGTTGTTACAAAAATAGGTTATGCGTATGCAAAAGCTTTACAATTTAGATATGTAGAAGTAACAAATGATACTTTTCGAGTTCGCTTAATGTATATAGAACACGATTATGTAAAAGTAGGTCAAAAAGTTTGTTCTGGTGATAGAGTTGGCTATTGTTTAGGGATTGCAAATTACCATAATAGAAACAAAAAGAAAGGTCAACTATTAATGATAAATCATTTACATATTCAAATTTGGAAAAACGGAAAGTTAATTGACCCTAAACAATATTTATAA
- a CDS encoding tail fiber domain-containing protein: MEKINIVGTGDSGPVGGGKINENFKELVDKIFGKTIWDGNISELIGLDGLPTNNKSSLLAAIAETYYKASSIDDTLTTSTIKTWSIDKLNTTFVDNSELAAAVASLVGTAPEALNALGELSDALGDDPNFATTTATSLGNRLRIDVNNQNLTSTQKTNGITNLGLESWITAKGYLTSHQSLSGYATQSWVNSRNYLTSLPSNLAYTNVNNNFLVNQTFGGVMESTTNGNRSKGNLSLGLRSNNTTKWHGITGTQYAHTNESEGYSFINGLSSISYNNINIGGGLAEQNSANKINFYTTPLTNTRTGTVRATIESNGLLNAKYNFRVNGTSILDDTVLIGTTVDSGYALTVWGTTRLQYDVTINEDLAVSNNVSIGQNLNVISGTITTPSIKLTAGATNGYFLRSDAAGNGTWQPISASQVYKGTYNASTNSPSLSNGTGTGGDFYRVVVAGTRDFGAGNITFAVGDDVSYTGSVWEKIPAQSYILQTASSSVLGGVKVGDGLSMSGEVMSVSSDVARKNIDNNFSVNQTILTDTPILSIQDSNSTGNSQTGYLAFRDDTSTVRGWIGFGDTNNTYLNINNIYDLVNGVRINNNTVYHAGNFVAGTNYVTPSTLSSYVPVTTLSSYVLNTALTSTLSNYITKTGTANQAIAGALEANQFRLDANNYMVFDYNQSTNSKIRYNDGLGMDYHSEDSRHSFYGIGATFAEVRTGNIITTGTITATGNITSNSDRRLKKNIRLIQNPLDILKELRGVRFDWISSGKSDIGSIADEIEKVTPEFVVTADDAMKTKSVDYGRISSLLIETNKALLNKIEALENKLQQNGIT; encoded by the coding sequence ATGGAAAAAATTAATATTGTAGGTACTGGTGATAGTGGGCCAGTAGGTGGTGGAAAAATTAACGAAAACTTTAAAGAGTTAGTAGATAAGATTTTTGGGAAAACAATCTGGGATGGTAACATTTCAGAGTTAATTGGTTTGGATGGTTTACCAACAAATAATAAGAGTTCTTTATTAGCTGCCATCGCGGAAACGTATTATAAAGCAAGTTCTATAGATGACACCTTAACAACATCAACTATCAAAACCTGGTCTATAGATAAATTAAATACTACGTTTGTAGATAATTCTGAATTGGCTGCGGCTGTAGCTAGTTTAGTTGGTACTGCGCCAGAAGCTTTAAACGCTTTGGGAGAACTGTCTGATGCTTTAGGTGATGATCCAAATTTTGCAACCACTACGGCAACTTCTTTAGGAAACCGCCTAAGAATAGATGTAAACAACCAAAATCTAACAAGCACACAAAAAACCAACGGTATCACAAACTTAGGTTTAGAATCTTGGATAACAGCGAAAGGTTATTTAACCTCGCATCAAAGTTTGAGTGGTTATGCTACTCAAAGTTGGGTTAATTCAAGAAATTATTTAACGAGTTTACCTAGTAATTTAGCTTATACTAATGTTAATAATAACTTCTTAGTAAATCAAACTTTTGGAGGTGTTATGGAGTCAACTACAAATGGTAACAGGTCAAAAGGAAATTTAAGTTTAGGGTTACGGTCAAATAATACTACCAAGTGGCATGGTATTACTGGAACGCAATATGCTCACACGAATGAATCAGAGGGGTATTCATTTATAAATGGTTTATCCTCAATAAGTTATAATAACATTAACATTGGAGGAGGTTTAGCAGAACAAAATAGCGCTAATAAAATTAATTTCTACACAACACCTTTAACTAATACTAGAACAGGAACTGTAAGAGCTACTATTGAATCTAATGGACTCTTAAATGCAAAATATAATTTTAGGGTAAATGGCACTTCAATTCTTGATGATACTGTATTAATAGGTACAACTGTAGATTCTGGTTATGCATTAACTGTTTGGGGTACAACAAGGTTACAATATGATGTAACAATTAATGAAGATTTAGCAGTATCAAATAATGTAAGTATTGGACAAAACTTGAATGTAATAAGTGGAACAATAACAACTCCTTCAATTAAATTAACAGCAGGAGCAACCAATGGATATTTTTTACGAAGTGATGCGGCAGGCAACGGTACATGGCAACCAATTTCCGCAAGTCAAGTTTATAAAGGAACGTATAATGCTTCTACTAATTCGCCAAGTTTATCAAATGGAACAGGAACAGGAGGTGATTTCTATAGGGTAGTCGTAGCAGGAACTAGAGATTTCGGAGCAGGTAATATAACATTCGCAGTTGGTGATGATGTTAGTTATACTGGTAGCGTATGGGAAAAAATCCCTGCACAAAGTTATATATTACAAACTGCATCTTCTTCTGTTTTAGGAGGAGTTAAGGTTGGTGATGGATTGAGTATGTCAGGAGAGGTAATGTCAGTTAGCAGTGATGTCGCTAGAAAAAATATTGATAACAATTTTTCAGTAAATCAAACAATATTAACTGATACACCTATATTATCTATACAAGATTCTAACAGTACAGGTAATTCTCAAACAGGTTATTTAGCTTTTAGAGATGATACAAGTACTGTAAGAGGATGGATAGGGTTTGGAGATACTAATAATACATATTTGAATATAAATAATATATATGATTTAGTTAATGGAGTTAGAATAAATAATAATACTGTTTATCATGCGGGTAATTTTGTAGCTGGAACTAATTACGTAACTCCTTCTACATTATCTAGCTATGTTCCTGTTACCACATTATCTAGTTATGTACTTAATACAGCTCTTACTTCTACACTATCTAATTATATAACTAAAACAGGTACAGCTAATCAAGCAATAGCAGGTGCTTTAGAGGCTAATCAATTTAGATTAGATGCTAATAATTATATGGTATTTGATTACAACCAATCTACTAATTCAAAAATAAGATACAATGATGGTTTAGGAATGGATTATCACTCAGAAGATAGTAGACATTCTTTTTATGGCATAGGAGCCACATTTGCAGAAGTTAGAACTGGGAATATAATTACAACAGGAACAATAACTGCAACAGGTAACATAACATCTAATTCAGATAGGAGACTAAAGAAGAATATAAGATTAATACAAAATCCTTTAGATATACTTAAAGAGCTTAGAGGAGTTAGGTTTGATTGGATAAGTAGTGGTAAATCTGATATAGGCTCTATAGCTGACGAAATAGAAAAAGTGACACCAGAATTCGTAGTAACCGCAGATGATGCTATGAAAACTAAGTCAGTAGATTATGGTAGAATAAGTTCGTTATTGATTGAAACAAATAAAGCATTATTGAATAAGATAGAAGCACTAGAAAATAAATTACAACAAAATGGCATTACCTAG